A single region of the Microlunatus panaciterrae genome encodes:
- the hemE gene encoding uroporphyrinogen decarboxylase produces the protein MALNDSALLAAAHRRQGDRLPIWFMRQAGRSLPEYRALRQGISMLDSCARPDLVTEITLQPVRRHAVDAAIFYSDIMVPLKAIGVDLEIVGGVGPVIAAPITRVADLDTLRPLEPADVGYVSEAVAAIVAELGDRPLIGFAGAPFTLASYLIEGGPSKDYAKTKSLMIAQPELWLDLCSRLADISAAFLTVQVQAGASAVQLFDSWAGSLSAADYAGFVQPHSAAVLRRVGELGVPRIHFGVGTSELLPLMGAAGADVVGVDWRLPLAEASRRIGPDFAVQGNLDPALLTAPWPVLAERVRDVIRSGAHAPGHIFNLGHGVPPTTDPDVLTRIVELVHTEGPEIRAEAGALADVTSGRA, from the coding sequence GTGGCCCTCAACGATTCTGCTCTGCTCGCCGCCGCCCACCGTCGCCAGGGAGATCGACTGCCCATCTGGTTCATGCGGCAGGCCGGTCGGTCGTTGCCGGAGTATCGCGCCCTGCGCCAGGGGATCTCGATGCTGGACAGCTGTGCGCGGCCGGATCTGGTCACCGAGATCACGCTGCAGCCGGTGCGCCGTCACGCTGTCGACGCGGCGATCTTCTACAGCGACATCATGGTGCCGCTGAAGGCCATCGGGGTCGACCTGGAGATCGTCGGCGGCGTCGGTCCGGTGATCGCCGCACCTATCACCCGAGTGGCCGACCTCGACACGCTCCGCCCGCTGGAGCCGGCCGACGTCGGCTACGTCAGCGAGGCGGTCGCTGCCATTGTGGCCGAGCTCGGTGACCGGCCGCTGATCGGTTTCGCAGGCGCGCCGTTCACGTTGGCGAGCTATCTGATCGAGGGCGGTCCGAGCAAGGACTACGCCAAGACGAAGTCGCTGATGATTGCCCAGCCCGAGCTGTGGCTCGACCTCTGCTCCCGACTCGCCGACATCTCCGCTGCGTTCCTGACCGTCCAGGTCCAGGCAGGTGCCAGTGCGGTGCAGTTGTTCGACTCCTGGGCCGGCAGCCTCAGCGCCGCCGACTACGCGGGCTTCGTTCAGCCGCACTCGGCCGCCGTCCTCCGCCGGGTCGGTGAGCTCGGCGTGCCGCGGATCCACTTCGGGGTCGGCACCTCCGAGCTGCTGCCACTGATGGGCGCCGCCGGAGCCGACGTGGTCGGCGTCGACTGGCGCCTGCCGCTGGCGGAGGCCAGTCGGCGGATCGGACCGGACTTCGCCGTCCAAGGCAATCTCGACCCCGCGCTGCTGACGGCGCCATGGCCGGTGCTGGCCGAGCGGGTCCGAGACGTCATCCGCTCCGGTGCCCACGCGCCGGGTCACATCTTCAACCTCGGCCACGGGGTTCCGCCGACCACCGACCCGGACGTGCTCACCCGGATCGTCGAGCTGGTGCACACCGAGGGCCCGGAGATCCGAGCCGAGGCCGGGGCGCTCGCCGACGTGACAAGCGGCCGGGCATGA
- the hemG gene encoding protoporphyrinogen oxidase produces MTSAVVVGGGIAGLTAARGLALSGFSVTVLEAGARVGGKLAGIELDGAELDSGAESVLARRPEAVQLIGELGLGDRMVRPTEAKAQVFVDAQVRPLPPSATGVPYDLDRLSGYLTPAGLERARQEPDLPAPPLPGDVGIGNYVADRFGDEVTDRLLEPLLGGVYAGHSRELSFAAVAPRLFEKARFGGSLLEHARPERPSPENPNGQGSDPVFAGLLGGVHGLVTSLQQDLEQRGVAVRTGVTVRELRRDADGRFRLVCGPVPTPTTVTADVVVLAAPAKPVGRLLSPLVGRPAEAYARVPYASMAVLTLVVSNAQLTGSGLLVPPGELPTIKALTFSSRKWDWVAATTTSTWGEGVDVVRASVGRFGEAKLLQLDDDALLARTFAEAKTLPGWGGSVLVAGQVQRWGGGLPQYLVGHTDLVADLRGAVDEVPGLAVCGAALSGVGIAACVGSAGAAVDKINSERN; encoded by the coding sequence ATGACGTCTGCGGTTGTCGTCGGGGGCGGTATCGCCGGGCTGACAGCGGCTCGCGGGCTGGCCCTGTCAGGGTTCTCCGTAACCGTGCTGGAGGCGGGCGCGCGGGTCGGCGGCAAGCTGGCCGGGATCGAGCTGGACGGCGCCGAGCTGGACAGCGGCGCTGAGTCGGTGCTGGCCCGGCGACCCGAGGCGGTGCAGCTGATCGGCGAGCTGGGACTCGGGGACCGGATGGTGCGCCCAACCGAGGCGAAGGCCCAGGTGTTCGTGGACGCCCAGGTCCGCCCGCTGCCGCCCTCGGCGACCGGTGTCCCCTACGACCTGGACCGGCTGTCGGGGTACCTGACGCCGGCCGGATTGGAGCGGGCCCGCCAGGAACCGGACCTTCCGGCCCCGCCGCTGCCGGGCGACGTCGGCATCGGCAACTATGTTGCCGACCGGTTCGGTGACGAGGTCACCGACCGGCTGCTCGAACCGCTGCTCGGTGGGGTGTACGCCGGGCACTCGCGAGAGCTGTCGTTCGCGGCTGTCGCACCGAGGCTGTTCGAGAAGGCCCGGTTCGGCGGATCCCTGCTCGAGCACGCCCGCCCGGAGCGTCCTAGCCCGGAGAACCCGAACGGGCAGGGCAGTGATCCCGTCTTCGCAGGTCTGCTCGGCGGCGTCCACGGCTTGGTCACGTCGTTGCAGCAGGACCTGGAGCAGCGGGGGGTGGCCGTTCGGACCGGGGTCACGGTGCGCGAGCTGCGGCGGGACGCCGACGGCCGGTTCCGGTTGGTCTGCGGGCCGGTGCCGACCCCGACCACGGTCACCGCGGACGTCGTCGTGCTGGCGGCGCCGGCGAAACCCGTGGGCCGACTGCTGTCCCCGCTGGTCGGCCGGCCGGCCGAGGCGTACGCCCGGGTCCCGTACGCCTCGATGGCGGTTCTGACGCTGGTGGTCAGCAATGCTCAGCTGACCGGCTCTGGTCTGCTGGTGCCACCGGGGGAGCTGCCCACGATCAAGGCGCTGACGTTCTCCAGCCGGAAATGGGACTGGGTCGCAGCGACGACCACGTCGACCTGGGGCGAGGGGGTCGACGTGGTCCGGGCCAGTGTCGGACGCTTCGGTGAGGCGAAGCTGCTGCAGCTCGACGATGACGCGCTGCTGGCGCGGACGTTTGCGGAGGCGAAGACCCTTCCGGGTTGGGGTGGCAGCGTGCTCGTCGCCGGGCAGGTGCAACGCTGGGGTGGTGGGTTGCCGCAGTACCTGGTCGGCCACACCGACCTGGTGGCCGACCTGCGTGGGGCCGTCGACGAGGTGCCCGGCCTGGCCGTCTGTGGGGCGGCATTGAGCGGTGTGGGTATCGCCGCCTGTGTCGGCAGTGCCGGCGCCGCCGTCGACAAGATCAACTCCGAGAGGAACTGA
- the hemQ gene encoding hydrogen peroxide-dependent heme synthase, with the protein MKAREINASIRYTMWSVFRRTARLDAPAAELAEAALKEVAAATEGTDLVIRGWYDVAGLRADADLMVWWHASSSETLQDAYHALRRSALGDLLEPVWSQLALHRPAEFNKGHVPAFMQDEQPKAHLCVYPFVRSYEWYLLPDEDRRAMLSEHGQLARPYPDVRANTVSAFALGDYEWMLAFEADDLHRIVDLMRDLRAAAARRHTREEVPFYTGRRRELETILTSW; encoded by the coding sequence ATGAAGGCACGAGAGATCAACGCGTCGATCCGCTACACGATGTGGTCGGTGTTCCGTCGGACGGCTCGGCTGGACGCGCCAGCCGCAGAGCTGGCCGAGGCCGCCCTGAAGGAGGTCGCGGCCGCCACCGAGGGCACCGACCTTGTCATCCGCGGCTGGTACGACGTGGCCGGGCTGCGCGCCGACGCCGACCTGATGGTGTGGTGGCACGCGTCGTCGTCGGAGACGCTGCAGGACGCCTACCACGCCCTGCGCCGTTCTGCGCTCGGCGACCTGCTGGAGCCGGTCTGGTCCCAGCTGGCGCTGCACCGGCCCGCGGAGTTCAACAAGGGCCATGTGCCGGCGTTCATGCAGGACGAGCAGCCCAAGGCGCACCTGTGCGTGTACCCCTTCGTGCGCTCGTACGAGTGGTACCTGCTGCCTGATGAGGACCGCCGGGCGATGCTGTCGGAGCACGGACAGCTGGCCCGACCGTACCCGGATGTGCGCGCCAACACTGTGTCGGCGTTCGCGCTCGGCGACTACGAGTGGATGCTCGCCTTCGAGGCGGACGATCTGCACCGAATCGTGGACCTGATGCGCGATCTGCGCGCGGCCGCCGCCCGGCGGCACACCCGCGAGGAGGTCCCCTTCTACACCGGGCGACGGCGCGAGCTGGAGACCATCCTCACCTCCTGGTGA
- the msrB gene encoding peptide-methionine (R)-S-oxide reductase MsrB has protein sequence MTDIENTSPAAQVGKVVKSESEWRAQLSPLEYKVLREAGTERPFTGKYTDTKTEGIYRCRACNAELFRSTQKFESHCGWPSFFAPLAEDRVVYIEDSSMFMKRVEVRCAKCDSHLGHVFTGEGYDTPTDMRYCINSVSLTLEPAEHGK, from the coding sequence ATGACCGACATCGAGAACACCAGCCCGGCCGCCCAGGTCGGCAAGGTGGTCAAATCTGAGTCCGAGTGGCGTGCCCAGCTGAGCCCGCTCGAGTACAAGGTGCTGCGCGAGGCCGGCACCGAACGGCCGTTCACCGGCAAATACACCGACACCAAGACCGAGGGCATCTACCGGTGCCGCGCCTGCAACGCCGAGCTGTTCCGGAGCACCCAGAAGTTCGAGTCGCACTGCGGCTGGCCGTCCTTCTTCGCGCCACTGGCCGAGGACCGGGTCGTCTATATCGAGGACAGCTCGATGTTCATGAAACGGGTCGAGGTGCGCTGCGCGAAGTGCGACTCTCACCTGGGACACGTATTCACCGGGGAGGGCTACGACACCCCCACCGACATGCGGTACTGCATCAACTCGGTGTCGCTGACCCTCGAGCCGGCCGAGCACGGCAAGTAG
- a CDS encoding DNA polymerase domain-containing protein codes for MATPATEIEVGGRPVRVSNPDKVYFPDVGLTKIDIVEYFVAVGAGVFAALQDRPTTLERWPGGYSPEARLTTRQDGHGDAFYQKRAPTKGRPEWVQTAKIKFPSGRTADQVCPTELATVAWAANLGTLRFHPQPVKKDDTDLVDQLRIDLDPQPGTDFADAVRAAHELRGVLADAGLVGFPKTSGGRGVHVFVPVEAGWDFIDARHAVIALGRELARRMPEQVTVNWWKEERGERIFVDFNQMARDRTIASAYSIRPTPEARVSAPLRWEELSSVGPEDFTVSTMLTRFAEAGDVWESFYSEPPGRLEQALEMYARDERDRGEGEMPYPPEYPKMPGEPPRVQPSRKRQDPGDDR; via the coding sequence ATGGCGACCCCGGCAACTGAGATCGAGGTGGGCGGACGGCCCGTGCGCGTGTCGAACCCGGACAAGGTCTACTTTCCCGATGTCGGACTGACCAAGATCGACATCGTGGAGTACTTCGTGGCCGTCGGCGCCGGGGTGTTCGCGGCTCTGCAGGACCGGCCCACCACGCTGGAGCGCTGGCCAGGGGGATACTCGCCGGAGGCGCGACTGACCACCCGTCAGGACGGGCATGGTGACGCGTTCTACCAGAAGCGAGCGCCGACCAAGGGCAGGCCGGAGTGGGTGCAGACGGCCAAGATCAAGTTCCCCTCCGGCCGGACCGCTGACCAGGTCTGTCCGACCGAGCTCGCTACCGTCGCCTGGGCAGCCAACCTCGGAACGCTGCGGTTCCATCCCCAACCCGTGAAGAAGGACGACACCGACCTGGTCGACCAGCTGCGCATTGATCTTGATCCGCAGCCGGGGACGGACTTCGCCGATGCCGTTCGGGCGGCCCACGAGCTCCGTGGCGTGCTGGCGGACGCGGGACTGGTCGGCTTCCCGAAGACCAGTGGTGGCCGGGGCGTGCACGTATTCGTTCCCGTGGAGGCCGGCTGGGACTTCATCGACGCCCGCCACGCGGTGATCGCCCTTGGTCGTGAGCTGGCCCGGAGGATGCCCGAGCAGGTCACGGTGAACTGGTGGAAGGAGGAGCGGGGGGAGCGCATTTTCGTCGATTTCAACCAGATGGCCCGGGACCGGACGATCGCCTCGGCGTACTCGATCCGGCCGACCCCCGAGGCGAGAGTCTCGGCCCCGCTGCGCTGGGAAGAGCTGTCGTCCGTCGGCCCGGAGGACTTCACCGTGTCCACCATGTTGACCCGGTTCGCGGAGGCCGGTGACGTGTGGGAGTCGTTCTATTCCGAGCCCCCCGGCCGGCTGGAGCAGGCGCTGGAGATGTACGCCCGGGACGAACGTGACCGCGGCGAGGGGGAGATGCCCTACCCGCCGGAGTACCCGAAGATGCCGGGCGAGCCACCCAGGGTGCAGCCCTCGCGCAAGCGCCAGGACCCCGGCGACGATCGGTGA
- a CDS encoding dihydrofolate reductase family protein — translation MQQLFGRSDGIVGMPLDDLALRRLYRHPLPTGDSHWLRTNFVATLDGSAQGPDERSGTINTPSDQHVFALQRAHADAVIAGAGTVRKERYRAVDLAPWQQEVRRSEDLSPVPTLVVVTRSLDLSLEMATAPSGSGGRVMIMTTTDHRPEDLRRFEQAGFDLLQVGSGSVDLAAGVDLLVASGYRRLLCEGGATLHHALLAADLLDEMCLTLAPTVIGGPGQRTVVGPLLNDPRAFALEFAMLADDGALFTSYHRHR, via the coding sequence ATGCAGCAACTCTTCGGACGGTCCGACGGAATCGTGGGCATGCCGCTGGATGATCTTGCCCTTCGGCGGCTCTACCGCCATCCACTGCCGACCGGAGACTCCCACTGGCTCCGGACCAACTTCGTCGCCACCCTGGACGGCTCGGCCCAAGGACCGGACGAGCGTTCCGGAACGATCAACACCCCCAGTGACCAGCATGTCTTCGCCCTGCAACGTGCCCATGCCGATGCCGTGATCGCAGGCGCCGGCACGGTCCGCAAAGAACGCTACCGGGCGGTGGATCTGGCTCCCTGGCAGCAGGAGGTCCGCCGCAGTGAAGACCTGAGCCCGGTACCCACGTTGGTCGTCGTCACTCGGTCACTCGACCTCTCCCTCGAGATGGCGACCGCGCCCTCCGGTTCGGGCGGAAGGGTGATGATCATGACGACGACCGACCACCGGCCGGAGGACCTGCGGAGGTTCGAGCAGGCCGGTTTCGATCTTCTGCAGGTGGGTAGCGGCAGCGTGGACCTCGCAGCCGGAGTCGATCTGCTGGTGGCCTCCGGTTACCGCCGGTTGCTCTGCGAGGGTGGCGCGACCCTGCACCACGCGCTGCTGGCGGCCGACCTGCTGGACGAGATGTGTCTGACGCTCGCCCCGACCGTCATCGGTGGTCCCGGCCAGCGCACCGTCGTCGGCCCGCTGCTGAACGACCCGCGTGCATTCGCCCTCGAGTTCGCCATGTTGGCCGACGATGGCGCGCTCTTCACCAGCTACCATCGCCACCGCTGA
- a CDS encoding PPK2 family polyphosphate kinase, producing MAKSKQGKGKHLVEVVDPIEPTTPLTKALRLPTGPVDLAALDPRATTGFQGKKKDAPGLTEALGPRLSDLQERLFAEGRSGEDNAKRVLVVLQGMDTSGKGGVIRHAFGLVDPQGVQLKAFKAPTAEERKHPYLWRIEQALPAPGMIGIFDRSHYEDVLIVRVHELVERAVWSRRYSQINRFEEKLASAGVTVLKCFLHISRDEQKERLMERLDKPDKHWKYNPGDVDERLRWPDYAEAYAAALEKCNTDAAPWYVIPSDRKWYRNWAVAQLLAEHLEAIDPQWPKADFDVEQEKVRLAAT from the coding sequence ATGGCCAAGTCGAAGCAAGGCAAGGGAAAGCACCTGGTGGAGGTCGTCGACCCCATCGAACCGACCACACCGTTGACCAAGGCACTCCGGCTGCCGACCGGCCCGGTCGACCTGGCTGCCCTCGACCCGCGCGCCACGACGGGGTTCCAGGGGAAGAAGAAGGACGCTCCTGGGCTGACCGAGGCGCTCGGGCCACGGCTAAGCGACCTTCAGGAGCGGCTGTTTGCCGAGGGGCGCAGCGGTGAGGACAACGCGAAGCGGGTTCTCGTTGTGCTGCAGGGCATGGACACCTCAGGCAAGGGCGGGGTGATCCGGCACGCGTTCGGTCTGGTGGACCCCCAGGGCGTCCAGCTCAAGGCGTTCAAGGCTCCGACGGCGGAGGAGCGCAAGCACCCTTACCTGTGGCGGATCGAGCAAGCGCTGCCGGCGCCGGGCATGATCGGGATCTTTGACCGTTCGCACTATGAGGACGTGTTGATCGTCCGCGTTCACGAGCTCGTCGAGAGGGCAGTCTGGAGCCGGCGCTACAGCCAGATCAACAGGTTCGAGGAGAAGCTGGCCTCAGCGGGTGTCACGGTGCTCAAGTGTTTTTTGCACATCTCCCGTGACGAGCAGAAGGAACGCCTGATGGAGCGGCTGGACAAGCCGGACAAGCACTGGAAGTACAACCCTGGCGATGTGGATGAGCGGCTCCGCTGGCCCGACTATGCCGAGGCTTACGCTGCTGCGCTGGAGAAGTGCAACACCGATGCCGCACCGTGGTATGTGATCCCGTCCGACCGCAAGTGGTACCGCAACTGGGCTGTCGCGCAGCTGCTCGCTGAGCACCTTGAGGCAATCGACCCGCAATGGCCGAAGGCGGACTTCGACGTCGAGCAGGAGAAGGTCAGGCTCGCAGCCACCTGA
- a CDS encoding phage holin family protein has translation MTDPYTSAPASSRSDATGPGYPPREQDTRSIGDLLGDVTRDLSTLMRQEVALAKAELSQSASRAGKGTGMFVGAGVAGFLVLLFLSVSLWWAIGNQIGRGWAALIVAIIWAIIAAILAMVGKKEMERIRGLQQTTDTLGKIPNALKGNEENNR, from the coding sequence ATGACTGACCCGTACACCAGTGCCCCGGCGTCCAGCCGGAGCGACGCGACCGGTCCGGGCTACCCACCCAGGGAACAGGACACTCGCTCGATCGGCGACCTGCTGGGTGACGTCACCCGGGATCTGTCGACTCTGATGCGGCAAGAGGTTGCACTGGCCAAGGCCGAGCTGAGCCAGTCTGCCTCGCGAGCCGGCAAGGGAACAGGCATGTTCGTGGGCGCCGGTGTGGCCGGCTTCCTGGTCTTGCTCTTCCTCTCGGTCTCCCTCTGGTGGGCCATCGGCAACCAGATCGGACGCGGTTGGGCCGCTCTGATCGTCGCCATCATCTGGGCCATCATCGCCGCAATCCTCGCCATGGTGGGGAAGAAGGAGATGGAGAGAATCCGAGGTCTGCAGCAGACCACGGACACGCTAGGCAAGATTCCCAACGCACTCAAAGGCAACGAGGAGAACAACCGATGA
- a CDS encoding DUF3618 domain-containing protein codes for MTTNDPDQIRADIERTRANLSSDVDALTDEANPKNIAKRQANKVKDATIGVKDRIMGSASDAGDAVGDAASHVGDAVSGAPSAVRSKAQGNPLAAGLVAFGAGLLVASLFPPSEKEQHAASTVKERVEPLKEQATDIAKDAAAHLKEPAQQAAESVKDTATEAAQTVKDEGSSAAADVQDQAASSKQSVQEAQSGQDAPSGAQTWPTGQGNPSSR; via the coding sequence ATGACTACCAATGATCCGGACCAGATCCGCGCTGATATCGAGCGCACCCGGGCCAACCTCAGCAGCGACGTCGATGCGCTGACTGACGAGGCCAACCCGAAGAACATCGCCAAGCGCCAGGCAAACAAGGTGAAGGACGCGACGATCGGAGTCAAGGACCGCATCATGGGCTCCGCCTCCGATGCCGGTGACGCCGTCGGCGACGCCGCCTCACACGTCGGTGACGCGGTCTCCGGGGCGCCGAGCGCGGTGCGTTCCAAGGCGCAGGGCAACCCGCTCGCAGCCGGCCTGGTTGCCTTCGGTGCCGGTCTGCTGGTGGCGTCGCTGTTCCCGCCGTCCGAGAAGGAGCAGCATGCCGCCAGCACAGTCAAGGAGCGCGTCGAGCCGCTCAAAGAGCAGGCCACCGACATCGCCAAGGATGCCGCTGCCCACCTGAAAGAGCCGGCGCAGCAGGCAGCCGAGTCGGTCAAGGACACCGCGACCGAGGCGGCCCAGACAGTGAAGGACGAGGGTTCCTCGGCGGCAGCCGACGTGCAGGACCAGGCCGCCTCGTCCAAGCAGTCGGTTCAGGAAGCGCAGTCGGGTCAGGACGCTCCGTCGGGAGCGCAGACCTGGCCGACCGGACAGGGCAACCCCTCGAGCCGGTAA
- a CDS encoding NAD(P)H-hydrate dehydratase, with the protein MSNRVELVTPNSLREWALPAITDSKYSRGQVLVVGGAASTPGAALLAGLAAMRVGAGHLSFAVAESVATALAVAVPESGVTGLPQDRRGSVLGADLSAIADKLESADVVLVGPGLDDADQTVELLRTLVPLVADDTWLVLDAYALGVLPRLTDLRDRLSGRLVLTPNKEEAARLLERDLDDLESDVAAVADRYGAVVTCHGAVADADGARWQATTGFGGLATSGSGDVLAGAVTGLLGRGATGAQATCWATHLHAAAGDRLAARVGPLGFLARELLDELPALMMELSS; encoded by the coding sequence ATGTCCAACCGCGTTGAGCTGGTGACGCCGAACTCGCTGCGTGAGTGGGCACTGCCGGCGATCACCGACTCGAAGTACAGCCGTGGCCAGGTGCTGGTGGTCGGCGGAGCGGCCTCGACCCCAGGAGCCGCCCTGCTGGCTGGCCTGGCCGCTATGAGAGTCGGCGCCGGCCACCTGTCGTTCGCGGTGGCCGAGTCAGTGGCGACAGCCCTCGCCGTCGCGGTGCCGGAGTCCGGCGTCACTGGTCTGCCGCAGGACCGCCGCGGCTCGGTGCTCGGTGCGGACCTGAGCGCCATCGCCGACAAGCTGGAGTCGGCCGATGTTGTGCTGGTCGGGCCGGGTCTCGACGACGCGGACCAGACCGTCGAGCTGCTGCGGACGCTGGTGCCGCTGGTGGCCGACGACACCTGGCTGGTGCTGGACGCGTACGCCCTCGGCGTACTCCCCCGGCTCACCGATCTGCGTGACCGGCTCAGTGGCCGGTTGGTGCTGACGCCGAACAAGGAGGAGGCGGCCCGGCTACTCGAGCGCGATCTCGACGACCTCGAGTCGGACGTGGCGGCCGTCGCGGACCGTTACGGTGCGGTGGTCACCTGCCATGGGGCGGTCGCTGACGCCGACGGTGCCCGCTGGCAGGCCACCACCGGCTTCGGAGGTCTTGCCACCTCGGGCAGTGGTGACGTACTTGCGGGTGCCGTAACCGGCCTCCTCGGCCGCGGTGCTACCGGAGCGCAGGCGACCTGCTGGGCCACGCATCTGCACGCCGCCGCCGGCGACCGGTTGGCGGCCCGGGTCGGCCCGCTCGGTTTCCTCGCCCGCGAGCTCCTGGACGAGCTTCCGGCCCTGATGATGGAGCTCAGCAGCTGA
- a CDS encoding histidine phosphatase family protein: protein MGVEELLLVRHGESMGNVAASAAEAAGAEVIEIGQRDADVPLSDTGIEQARALGAGLRELPDHELPTTVWSSPYARAVQTGQIALQAAGLALPFSVDERLRDRELGVLDLLTSRGVQARFPFEAQRRRWLGKFYHRPPGGESWADLVLRVRSFLADLERLEEGQRVLVVCHDAMVLAFRYVCERLTEAQILEIGATTPVINVSMSRLVRPPGDRVWQLVTFNDVSHLHRHDVPVTRHEGDRDVQPR from the coding sequence GAGCTTCTCCTGGTGCGTCATGGCGAGAGCATGGGCAACGTGGCCGCTTCCGCGGCGGAGGCGGCAGGTGCCGAGGTCATCGAGATCGGGCAGCGGGATGCGGATGTGCCGCTGTCGGACACCGGGATCGAGCAGGCCAGGGCGTTGGGTGCCGGGCTGCGAGAGCTGCCCGATCACGAGCTGCCGACAACGGTCTGGTCCTCACCGTACGCTCGCGCGGTGCAGACCGGCCAGATCGCCCTGCAGGCCGCCGGTCTGGCGCTACCGTTCTCTGTCGACGAGCGGCTCCGCGACCGCGAGCTGGGTGTCCTCGACCTGCTGACCAGCCGTGGTGTCCAAGCCAGGTTCCCGTTCGAGGCTCAGCGGCGGCGCTGGCTCGGCAAGTTCTACCACCGACCTCCCGGTGGTGAGTCGTGGGCCGATCTCGTGCTGCGTGTCCGCTCGTTCCTTGCCGACCTGGAACGTCTCGAGGAAGGCCAACGCGTGCTGGTGGTCTGCCACGATGCGATGGTGCTGGCCTTCCGGTACGTCTGCGAGCGGCTCACGGAGGCGCAGATCCTCGAGATCGGCGCCACGACCCCGGTCATCAACGTCTCGATGAGCCGTCTGGTCAGGCCGCCTGGGGACCGGGTCTGGCAGCTGGTCACGTTCAATGACGTGTCGCACCTGCACCGCCACGACGTGCCCGTCACCCGGCACGAGGGGGACCGCGATGTCCAACCGCGTTGA